A region of uncultured Anaeromusa sp. DNA encodes the following proteins:
- the garR gene encoding 2-hydroxy-3-oxopropionate reductase, producing the protein MAKIGFIGLGIMGKPMSKNLIKAGYELVIMDRNSAVVEELKALGAEVAASPKEVAQKTDIIVTMLPNSPQVKEVALGENGLMEAAAAGKVLVDMSSIAPLVSREIAAALTAKGMEMLDAPVSGGEPKAIDGTISVMVGGKQEVFDRCYDVMKAMAGSVVRTGDIGAGNVTKLANQIIVAINIAAVSEALVLAAKAGVEPDLVYQAIRGGLAGSTVLDAKAPLMMDRKFDPGFRINLHIKDLGNILETSHEVGVPLPLTAAVMEMMQAMKIDGKEGCDHGALVQYYEKLAQVEVRR; encoded by the coding sequence ATGGCAAAAATCGGTTTTATTGGTTTGGGTATTATGGGCAAGCCTATGAGTAAGAATTTGATCAAGGCAGGGTATGAATTGGTGATTATGGACCGCAACTCGGCGGTAGTGGAAGAACTGAAAGCATTAGGCGCGGAAGTAGCGGCTAGTCCGAAAGAGGTGGCGCAGAAGACAGATATTATCGTCACGATGCTGCCTAATTCGCCTCAAGTGAAGGAAGTGGCTCTCGGCGAAAATGGGTTGATGGAAGCGGCTGCCGCCGGTAAAGTGCTAGTGGATATGAGCTCTATCGCTCCTTTGGTGAGTCGGGAGATTGCTGCCGCGTTAACGGCCAAGGGCATGGAAATGTTGGACGCTCCTGTAAGCGGCGGTGAGCCCAAAGCGATTGATGGCACTATTTCCGTGATGGTCGGTGGTAAGCAAGAAGTTTTTGACCGTTGCTATGATGTGATGAAGGCTATGGCGGGTTCAGTGGTGCGTACCGGTGATATTGGCGCCGGTAATGTTACTAAGCTAGCCAATCAAATTATCGTCGCTATTAATATTGCTGCTGTTTCCGAGGCATTGGTGTTGGCGGCCAAAGCTGGCGTTGAGCCGGACTTAGTGTATCAGGCCATCCGTGGCGGCTTGGCGGGTAGTACGGTGCTTGACGCCAAAGCGCCCTTGATGATGGACCGTAAATTCGATCCCGGCTTCCGCATTAATCTGCACATCAAGGATTTAGGCAACATTCTCGAAACGTCCCACGAAGTCGGCGTGCCCTTGCCTTTGACGGCGGCAGTTATGGAAATGATGCAGGCTATGAAGATTGACGGCAAGGAAGGCTGTGACCACGGTGCCTTGGTACAGTACTATGAAAAACTGGCGCAAGTAGAAGTTCGGCGTTGA
- a CDS encoding aldolase/citrate lyase family protein, with protein sequence MLQNQLKEKLAKDELALGLFVPFYAPNLVEMIGYAGLDFIVIDNEHGCFADSEIEELIRAADLTGVTPIVRVPYGTAGIQKALDRGAKGVQVPMVNTKEDAEAAVRRAKFPPHGTRGAAYSVRAAHFGMYSGKEYLDAADENTLVVVHIETPEAVKNFDEIISVPGVDIAFIGPADLSVSMGYKAEGPSHPEVRAVIEDLIRRGRAKGVQMGFMASGIDDIGRCEDLGVRYVTQVASALIMAKFKEMVRVGRRQG encoded by the coding sequence ATGCTGCAGAATCAATTAAAGGAAAAGTTAGCTAAAGATGAGCTGGCACTGGGACTTTTTGTGCCTTTTTACGCGCCCAACCTAGTAGAAATGATCGGTTATGCCGGTTTGGACTTTATTGTTATCGATAACGAGCATGGCTGTTTTGCCGACAGCGAAATTGAAGAACTAATTCGGGCGGCGGATCTGACAGGGGTAACACCTATCGTTCGGGTTCCTTATGGTACGGCTGGGATTCAAAAAGCTCTTGATCGCGGTGCCAAAGGGGTTCAAGTGCCTATGGTCAACACCAAAGAAGATGCCGAAGCGGCGGTGCGGCGGGCTAAGTTTCCGCCCCACGGCACGCGTGGAGCGGCGTATTCGGTGAGGGCTGCTCACTTTGGGATGTATTCGGGGAAGGAGTATTTGGATGCAGCAGATGAAAATACGTTGGTAGTGGTGCATATTGAAACGCCAGAGGCAGTTAAAAATTTTGACGAAATTATCAGCGTTCCTGGTGTTGATATTGCCTTCATCGGCCCGGCAGATTTATCTGTTTCTATGGGCTATAAAGCGGAAGGGCCCAGCCATCCGGAAGTGCGCGCGGTGATTGAGGATTTGATCCGCCGTGGCCGGGCCAAAGGTGTGCAGATGGGTTTTATGGCTTCCGGTATTGATGATATTGGCCGCTGCGAGGACCTGGGCGTGCGCTATGTGACACAGGTAGCCTCGGCGCTCATCATGGCGAAATTCAAAGAAATGGTTCGTGTAGGACGGCGACAAGGATAA
- a CDS encoding histidine phosphatase family protein gives MQNKRDIRKGGLLLKSILLVRHGQAEHHTRGLTGGWTDVDLTPVGCRQIEALAKRLEPLFTGHAFDLVASDLKRAVQTAQILGQPFGQTLTQHPGLREMNNGIAAGKSEAEARKLSLPKTTPILDWQHYPKGESRRQFYNRVAVVMEELTARQRRPLVIVAHRGTIINILCWWLGLGVSGAVHHNFSFEVAPASLTVLRCNRWHENAIERLNDSAHLISAGFGDKILLDL, from the coding sequence TTGCAAAATAAGAGAGATATCAGAAAAGGAGGGCTGCTCTTGAAATCGATTCTCCTTGTCCGCCACGGGCAGGCCGAGCACCACACCCGCGGACTAACCGGCGGTTGGACTGACGTCGATCTCACTCCAGTAGGCTGCCGCCAAATTGAGGCCCTTGCGAAGCGCCTAGAGCCGCTTTTTACAGGCCATGCTTTCGATCTTGTCGCCAGCGACCTAAAGCGCGCCGTACAGACAGCCCAGATTCTGGGGCAGCCTTTCGGCCAAACCCTTACACAGCATCCAGGTCTGCGTGAAATGAACAACGGCATCGCCGCAGGCAAATCCGAGGCGGAAGCCCGCAAACTGTCCCTGCCTAAAACAACGCCAATTCTCGATTGGCAGCACTACCCGAAAGGCGAGTCAAGACGCCAATTTTACAACCGCGTCGCCGTCGTTATGGAAGAACTTACCGCTCGTCAGCGCCGTCCCCTGGTCATTGTGGCCCATAGAGGCACTATCATCAACATTCTCTGTTGGTGGCTGGGCTTAGGCGTCTCCGGCGCCGTTCATCACAATTTTTCCTTTGAAGTGGCTCCGGCCAGTTTAACGGTGCTGCGCTGCAACCGCTGGCATGAAAACGCCATCGAGCGCCTTAATGACAGTGCACATTTGATCAGCGCCGGCTTTGGCGACAAAATCTTGTTAGATCTTTAA
- a CDS encoding RNA degradosome polyphosphate kinase, whose product MFDKPEYFFNRELSWLKFNNRVLSEAGDTTTPLLERLRFIAITASNLDEFFMIRVAGLKHQLESGINKTDAAGLTVAQQLERISETAHELVKNQYKQLRSLIPALCDAKLCLCSIDALTPQQQEWLDHTFHRTIYPVLTPLGVDASHPFPFLANRSLNLAVQLTRPDEEEPAIAIIPVPSVLPRLLEVPFAPQEERHFLFLEDIIAAYCSRLFQGYTLSQPLFFRITRNADMFIDEDEAEDLLEEVESALKQRKRGPAVRLEVSKHGNKELQAALQEELDIAGQDIYEINGPLDTTCFFRFADISGAAHLRHASYQAPLPASLVETEDIFATIRQGDILLHHPYESFEPVVDFIRQAALDPQVLAIKQTLYRVSGNSPIVRALMEAAENGKQVTVLVELKARFDEENNIQWAKRLEEAGAHVIYGLMGLKTHSKIALVVRQEENGICRYVHLGTGNYNDSTARIYTDMGLFTANDAFGADASAFFNMLSGYSDPPVWNKFIVAPLNMRERFYELVDEQITAARAGQPAHISAKMNSLIDKGIILKLYEASAAGVSIDLIIRGICGLRPGIVGVSDTITVRSIVGRFLEHHRIFIFGVGDDAKVYLSSADWMPRNLNERVELLFPVDDDRHAARIRAMFSLFLKDGRKAHTLRSDGVYRRVDKKVDAFSSQDEFCRLAHKAAQKTWTLEQRLQPMQRKDT is encoded by the coding sequence ATGTTTGATAAACCGGAATACTTTTTCAATCGCGAACTAAGCTGGCTCAAATTCAACAACCGTGTCCTTAGCGAAGCAGGTGACACGACAACACCTCTTCTGGAACGGTTGCGCTTCATCGCCATAACCGCTTCCAACTTAGACGAATTTTTCATGATCCGCGTTGCCGGCCTCAAACATCAGTTGGAGTCGGGCATCAACAAAACCGATGCCGCCGGTCTCACCGTAGCACAGCAATTAGAGCGCATTTCCGAAACGGCTCATGAGCTGGTTAAAAACCAATATAAGCAGTTGCGCTCCCTCATCCCCGCCTTATGCGACGCGAAGCTCTGCCTATGCAGCATCGACGCCTTAACGCCCCAGCAGCAAGAATGGCTGGACCACACCTTTCATCGCACTATTTACCCGGTTCTCACGCCCTTAGGAGTGGACGCCAGCCACCCCTTCCCCTTTTTGGCGAACCGCAGCCTCAACCTGGCGGTGCAGTTGACCCGCCCAGACGAAGAAGAACCAGCTATCGCCATCATTCCCGTGCCTTCAGTACTGCCACGTTTGCTTGAAGTTCCTTTTGCCCCACAAGAAGAACGTCATTTCCTATTTTTAGAGGATATCATCGCCGCCTATTGCTCGCGCCTGTTTCAAGGCTATACCCTGAGCCAGCCTCTCTTCTTCCGCATCACGCGCAATGCCGATATGTTCATCGACGAGGACGAAGCCGAAGACTTGCTGGAAGAGGTGGAAAGCGCTCTCAAGCAGCGCAAGCGCGGCCCTGCAGTACGCCTGGAGGTCTCTAAGCACGGCAACAAAGAACTGCAAGCAGCATTGCAAGAAGAGCTGGATATTGCCGGGCAGGATATTTACGAAATTAACGGTCCTTTGGACACTACCTGCTTTTTCCGTTTCGCCGACATTTCCGGCGCCGCTCATTTGCGTCACGCTTCTTACCAAGCCCCACTGCCGGCGTCCTTGGTAGAAACCGAAGACATCTTCGCCACCATCCGCCAAGGTGATATTTTGCTGCACCATCCCTACGAAAGCTTTGAACCGGTAGTGGATTTCATCCGCCAAGCCGCCCTCGACCCCCAAGTGCTAGCCATCAAACAGACTCTGTACCGCGTAAGCGGCAATTCCCCCATCGTCCGAGCACTTATGGAAGCTGCAGAAAACGGCAAGCAAGTCACCGTTCTTGTAGAGTTAAAAGCTCGCTTTGATGAAGAAAATAACATCCAGTGGGCGAAACGCCTGGAAGAAGCTGGCGCTCATGTCATCTACGGCTTGATGGGCCTGAAAACCCATTCCAAAATCGCCTTGGTCGTACGCCAAGAAGAAAACGGCATTTGCCGCTATGTGCATTTAGGCACTGGCAACTACAATGACTCCACCGCTCGCATTTACACGGACATGGGGCTTTTTACCGCCAACGATGCTTTCGGCGCCGACGCTTCGGCTTTTTTCAACATGCTGTCTGGCTACTCTGACCCGCCAGTATGGAACAAATTTATCGTTGCGCCACTGAACATGCGGGAACGCTTTTATGAACTTGTAGATGAACAAATCACCGCCGCCCGAGCAGGACAGCCCGCACATATCAGTGCTAAAATGAACTCGCTTATCGATAAAGGCATCATTCTTAAGCTTTACGAAGCTTCTGCCGCTGGTGTTTCCATCGACCTCATTATTCGCGGTATCTGCGGCTTGCGCCCAGGCATTGTCGGCGTCAGCGACACGATTACCGTCCGCAGCATTGTTGGCCGCTTTCTGGAGCATCATCGCATCTTTATTTTCGGCGTAGGAGATGATGCCAAAGTCTATCTTTCCAGCGCCGACTGGATGCCCCGCAATCTCAATGAGCGAGTGGAACTGCTTTTCCCTGTAGATGACGATCGCCACGCCGCCCGCATACGCGCTATGTTCAGCCTTTTTCTCAAGGATGGACGCAAAGCCCATACCTTGCGTTCCGACGGCGTCTATCGCCGCGTAGACAAAAAAGTCGATGCTTTTTCCAGCCAAGACGAATTCTGTCGTCTGGCCCACAAGGCCGCACAAAAGACTTGGACCCTAGAGCAGCGCCTACAACCCATGCAACGGAAGGATACCTAA
- a CDS encoding HD domain-containing protein — translation MHKNQPSLFAAIHVGSEQVSLQIAEYRNLETIRILENIHRQISLGEETFQTGRIGTDTVAELCDILKGFRRKLAEYGARDYRLMATTAIREAANQPYIIDQIQIKADLEAEVIDMPQEIFFKYVAIFRKMQVLGLTASKEALLFVDITSGGLGITLYRNGRILYQQNIHIGVLRIKESFNKNQRDSLSFQQALAEYIFSVIEPVRPALAGHTIRYVVLSGPDTELFLQMLGRKTRSALDSVKQEDFLVLYKRLHKLNLSQVMQAFALTEAKADMALPTIILYQQLLSLCQAQELVVVNDQFLDGMTVCHIAQKTKHPWLDEISKQTFSLVRSLAKKYHQHDGHSEAVATVSLQLFDKLHRAHGLGKRERQLLEGAALLHDIGKFVSLRSHYLFSHRLILSSDILGFSEKEKLIMACVAQYHSKGTPHPSDPTLSGLSVQEQMTVAKLAAMIRLADAIDRTHRQKALKIELAFRGEELLVTVTTREDYTLEQWTFADKASFFENVFGIRPILIRQAG, via the coding sequence ATGCATAAAAACCAGCCTAGTCTTTTTGCCGCTATTCATGTCGGCTCTGAACAAGTCAGCCTGCAAATTGCAGAATACCGCAACTTGGAAACCATACGCATTCTTGAGAATATACACCGACAAATTTCTTTAGGCGAAGAAACCTTTCAAACCGGACGCATCGGTACAGATACGGTCGCCGAGTTGTGCGACATTCTCAAAGGATTTCGCCGCAAGCTGGCGGAGTACGGCGCGCGCGACTACCGCCTTATGGCTACAACCGCCATTCGCGAGGCCGCAAACCAACCTTATATTATCGACCAAATTCAAATTAAAGCCGACCTGGAGGCGGAAGTCATCGACATGCCTCAGGAAATCTTTTTTAAATATGTGGCGATTTTTCGCAAAATGCAGGTTCTTGGCTTAACAGCCAGCAAGGAAGCCCTGCTCTTTGTGGACATCACTTCCGGCGGCCTAGGCATCACCTTGTACCGCAACGGACGCATTCTCTACCAACAAAACATCCATATCGGCGTGCTGCGTATTAAGGAAAGTTTCAATAAAAACCAGCGAGACTCTCTCTCCTTTCAGCAAGCCCTGGCTGAATACATTTTCAGCGTCATCGAGCCGGTTCGCCCCGCCCTAGCCGGGCATACCATCCGCTATGTGGTTCTCTCCGGTCCCGACACAGAGCTGTTTTTGCAAATGTTGGGCCGAAAAACCCGCAGCGCCCTGGATTCGGTCAAGCAGGAAGATTTTCTGGTGCTGTATAAGCGTTTGCACAAGCTCAACCTCTCGCAAGTCATGCAGGCCTTTGCACTCACTGAAGCCAAGGCGGATATGGCTTTGCCGACCATCATCTTGTACCAACAGTTACTTTCTCTCTGCCAAGCGCAAGAACTGGTTGTCGTCAACGACCAATTCCTTGACGGCATGACCGTCTGCCACATCGCCCAGAAGACCAAGCATCCTTGGTTGGATGAAATCTCCAAACAAACTTTCAGTCTGGTGCGATCTTTAGCTAAAAAATATCACCAGCATGACGGCCACTCTGAAGCGGTCGCAACTGTCTCCTTGCAGCTTTTCGACAAACTGCACCGTGCTCATGGCCTAGGTAAACGAGAACGCCAACTGCTTGAAGGCGCCGCCCTTTTGCACGATATCGGTAAATTCGTCAGCCTGCGCAGCCACTATTTGTTCTCGCACCGACTCATTCTCTCCTCCGATATTCTCGGGTTTTCGGAAAAAGAAAAACTCATTATGGCCTGTGTAGCCCAATACCATTCCAAGGGTACACCGCATCCTTCCGACCCAACTTTGAGCGGCTTGAGCGTGCAAGAGCAGATGACTGTGGCTAAGTTGGCCGCCATGATTCGTCTGGCTGACGCCATTGACCGCACCCATCGTCAAAAAGCGCTCAAAATTGAGCTGGCCTTTCGCGGTGAAGAATTACTCGTCACCGTTACTACCCGTGAAGATTACACATTGGAACAATGGACTTTTGCCGACAAAGCGTCCTTTTTCGAGAACGTCTTCGGCATCCGTCCCATTCTAATACGACAGGCAGGTTGA
- a CDS encoding Ppx/GppA phosphatase family protein: protein MKDRERVAIIDLGSNSARLIVVDIDRRGAYNLVYNQKETVRLGEGLAATGQLQETAMLRAVGTLQVFAHMNQLFKVDKVLAVATAAVRNAKNGADFLRQAKKETGIPLRVISGETEAKLGYLGVVNTLDIEEGIVFDLGGASTELTLIKGRKAQTAVSMPFGAVTLTEYLGARPNEKKLLELQNYLWDQLVGLSWLKDSGVPLIGIGGTARNIAKMDQRKKGYPFPKVHNYRLGKMAFQELYRGLAGMTLSQRRKVPGLSNERADIIVPGLAIVNALFDITSSQQFLVSGCGVREGLFMQYYLSRHGEGELLRDILEHSTHNLMLSYNLDEKHAQHVASLADQLWQGWGDQAELGARERRLLRVAALLHDIGISINYYDHPRHSAYLVENARLFGLTHREQMLCAVMAGWHNGLSMKYVRNRMYSEFLDEGDWMRARKLSLLLAVAEALDTTQMQLVRRVKAGLDLENGLAMLELELREAAVIEQENVNKLKKAFKKEFNLELTVRA, encoded by the coding sequence ATGAAAGATCGGGAACGAGTGGCTATTATTGACCTGGGATCGAACTCGGCGCGGCTGATTGTGGTCGATATCGACCGTCGTGGCGCCTATAATTTAGTATACAATCAGAAGGAGACGGTGCGGCTGGGGGAAGGCTTGGCAGCTACTGGTCAACTGCAGGAGACGGCCATGCTGCGGGCGGTGGGCACGCTGCAGGTGTTTGCTCATATGAATCAATTGTTCAAGGTGGATAAGGTGTTGGCCGTAGCGACAGCGGCCGTGCGCAATGCTAAAAATGGCGCTGATTTTTTGCGGCAAGCAAAAAAAGAGACAGGCATTCCGCTACGGGTTATCAGCGGTGAGACGGAAGCGAAACTGGGGTATTTGGGAGTCGTAAACACGTTGGATATTGAGGAAGGCATTGTGTTCGACTTGGGCGGCGCCAGTACAGAACTGACATTGATTAAAGGTCGTAAAGCGCAGACTGCGGTCAGTATGCCTTTTGGTGCGGTGACGCTGACGGAGTACCTAGGGGCGCGGCCGAATGAGAAAAAACTGCTGGAGTTGCAAAATTACTTGTGGGATCAGTTGGTGGGCTTGAGTTGGCTCAAGGATAGCGGCGTACCGCTGATTGGCATTGGCGGCACAGCGCGAAACATTGCCAAAATGGATCAGCGTAAAAAAGGGTACCCGTTTCCCAAAGTTCACAATTATCGACTCGGTAAAATGGCGTTCCAGGAACTCTACCGCGGTTTGGCGGGGATGACGTTGTCCCAACGCCGCAAAGTGCCAGGATTGAGTAATGAGCGGGCGGATATTATCGTGCCGGGTTTGGCGATTGTTAATGCACTATTTGACATAACTTCAAGCCAGCAGTTTCTTGTGAGCGGCTGCGGCGTGCGTGAAGGTTTGTTTATGCAGTATTACCTGTCGCGTCATGGCGAAGGGGAATTGTTACGCGATATTTTAGAGCACAGTACACATAATCTAATGTTGTCCTATAATTTAGATGAAAAGCATGCGCAGCATGTGGCTAGTTTGGCGGATCAACTTTGGCAGGGATGGGGAGATCAGGCGGAGCTGGGCGCTAGGGAGCGGCGTTTGCTGCGTGTGGCGGCATTACTGCATGACATAGGTATTTCTATCAACTACTATGACCATCCCCGGCACAGCGCCTACTTGGTGGAGAACGCCCGGCTTTTTGGCTTGACCCACAGAGAACAGATGCTGTGCGCCGTAATGGCTGGCTGGCATAATGGCCTTTCTATGAAATACGTTCGCAACCGCATGTATAGTGAATTTCTGGACGAGGGAGACTGGATGCGGGCGCGCAAACTGAGTTTGCTGCTAGCCGTAGCGGAAGCGTTGGATACGACGCAAATGCAGTTGGTACGCCGGGTGAAGGCCGGCTTGGATCTGGAAAACGGGTTGGCTATGCTGGAATTGGAACTGCGGGAAGCGGCGGTTATTGAACAAGAAAACGTAAATAAGCTGAAGAAAGCCTTTAAAAAGGAATTCAATCTGGAATTGACGGTGAGGGCGTAA
- a CDS encoding HD domain-containing protein produces the protein MTESATAWQEMLASWWESYVRRFLGRDEETDYHVRLKVAHTARVRNIARQLMQERQLSAQKLALVDAAALLHDVGRFPQYWQYRTFRDVLSVDHADLGAETLDEEGVWQWLPPEAAEILRQAVVWHNKRALPPDALGAAWLPAQVVRDADKLDIFDMLTTDKEYRMPPTDGISQEGGVSKEIAEVVAGGRLGLPAQVKTAADQQVFRISWVYDLNTAEAVRYFTEAGFLPGLLAAVPDGSEKEKVRLTIVAYLQRRLQNL, from the coding sequence ATGACGGAAAGTGCAACCGCATGGCAGGAAATGCTGGCTTCCTGGTGGGAGTCCTATGTGCGGCGTTTTTTAGGACGAGATGAAGAGACGGATTACCATGTGCGGCTGAAAGTGGCTCATACGGCGCGGGTGAGGAATATTGCGCGGCAGTTGATGCAAGAAAGACAATTGTCAGCGCAGAAATTGGCTTTGGTGGACGCTGCGGCCTTGCTGCATGATGTGGGGCGATTCCCCCAATATTGGCAGTACCGGACGTTTCGGGACGTATTGTCGGTAGATCATGCTGACTTGGGAGCAGAAACGTTGGATGAAGAAGGCGTCTGGCAGTGGCTGCCGCCGGAGGCGGCGGAGATTCTGCGTCAGGCGGTGGTGTGGCATAACAAGCGGGCCTTACCGCCGGATGCGCTTGGTGCGGCATGGCTGCCGGCGCAAGTAGTTCGAGATGCGGACAAGCTGGATATTTTCGATATGCTTACAACAGACAAAGAATATCGCATGCCGCCTACCGATGGAATTTCCCAAGAAGGCGGTGTATCAAAGGAGATTGCAGAGGTAGTGGCCGGCGGCAGACTTGGGCTGCCTGCGCAGGTGAAAACAGCGGCAGATCAACAAGTTTTCCGCATTTCCTGGGTATATGATCTTAATACGGCGGAAGCGGTTCGTTATTTTACAGAAGCCGGATTTTTACCGGGCTTGTTGGCCGCGGTTCCAGACGGTTCGGAAAAGGAAAAAGTTCGCTTAACTATTGTTGCTTATTTGCAAAGACGCTTGCAGAATTTGTGA